From Pseudomonas sp. CCI4.2, one genomic window encodes:
- the lipA gene encoding lipoyl synthase → MTTATETAQSAVLELIPTLSIGERTAKPKVEAGVKLRGADKVARIPVKIIPTVDLPKKPDWIRVRIAVSPEVDRVKQLLRKHKLHSVCEEASCPNLGECFSGGTATFMIMGDICTRRCPFCDVGHGRPKALDADEPKNLAIAIADLGLKYVVITSVDRDDLRDGGAQHFADCIREIRLLSPNVQLETLVPDYRGRMDIALELTAAEPPDVFNHNLETVPRLYKAARPGSDFQWSLTLLQKFKQLVPHVPTKSGLMLGLGETDEEVIEVMKRMREHDIDMLTLGQYLQPSRSHLPVQRFVHPDVFAWFAEEGYKMGFKNVASGPLVRSSYHADKQAKTAVEAMS, encoded by the coding sequence ATGACTACTGCGACAGAGACTGCGCAAAGCGCTGTGCTAGAACTGATCCCGACACTAAGCATTGGTGAGCGTACGGCCAAGCCTAAAGTGGAAGCCGGCGTAAAACTTCGTGGTGCGGACAAAGTTGCACGCATCCCGGTCAAAATCATTCCGACCGTCGACCTGCCGAAAAAACCGGACTGGATTCGGGTCCGCATTGCCGTTTCCCCGGAAGTGGACCGCGTCAAACAACTGCTGCGTAAGCACAAACTTCACAGCGTCTGCGAAGAAGCGTCTTGCCCGAACCTTGGCGAGTGTTTCTCCGGGGGCACCGCAACGTTCATGATCATGGGTGACATCTGCACCCGCCGTTGCCCGTTCTGCGACGTGGGCCATGGCCGTCCGAAAGCGCTAGACGCTGACGAACCGAAAAACCTCGCCATTGCCATTGCTGACCTGGGTCTCAAGTACGTTGTGATTACCTCGGTAGACCGCGATGACCTGCGCGACGGCGGCGCCCAGCACTTTGCTGACTGCATCCGCGAAATTCGCCTGCTGTCGCCGAACGTGCAATTGGAAACCCTGGTCCCGGATTACCGGGGCCGCATGGACATCGCGTTGGAACTCACTGCTGCCGAGCCGCCAGACGTGTTCAACCACAACCTGGAAACCGTGCCGCGCTTGTACAAAGCGGCACGTCCGGGCTCGGATTTCCAGTGGTCGCTGACCCTGCTGCAGAAATTCAAGCAGTTGGTGCCTCATGTTCCGACCAAGTCCGGCTTAATGCTGGGGCTGGGTGAGACGGACGAAGAAGTCATTGAAGTCATGAAGCGCATGCGTGAGCACGATATTGACATGCTCACCCTGGGCCAGTACTTGCAGCCTTCACGCAGCCACTTGCCGGTGCAGCGTTTCGTGCACCCGGACGTGTTCGCCTGGTTTGCCGAAGAAGGCTACAAGATGGGCTTCAAGAATGTTGCTTCAGGTCCGCTGGTGCGGTCGTCGTACCATGCCGATAAGCAGGCGAAGACCGCTGTCGAAGCCATGAGCTAA
- the lptE gene encoding LPS assembly lipoprotein LptE encodes MIKRNLLVMGLAVLLSACGFQLRGTGTTELTIKELDVSARDAYGPTVVQLTQMLKNSGVNVHQGAEYKLVLVSEGEVSRAASYNGSSRSAEYELTDTVNYEIRGSRSLLLLEDKVQVQKIYVQDSNNLMGSDQEAAQVRKEMRAQLVQNLVMRLQLLTPAQLDKLQSTAEAKAQAEADALEAAQRIENETPRQSPIEIPTK; translated from the coding sequence ATGATCAAACGCAATTTGCTGGTGATGGGTCTCGCCGTATTGCTGAGCGCCTGTGGTTTCCAGCTGCGTGGTACTGGCACCACTGAACTGACCATCAAGGAACTTGATGTCAGCGCCCGTGACGCCTACGGTCCAACGGTTGTCCAGTTGACCCAAATGCTGAAAAACAGTGGGGTCAATGTGCATCAGGGCGCTGAGTACAAGCTGGTTCTGGTCAGTGAAGGCGAAGTTTCACGCGCCGCCAGCTACAACGGTTCGTCGCGTTCAGCCGAGTATGAGCTGACGGATACCGTCAACTACGAAATCCGCGGTTCGCGCAGTCTGCTGTTGCTCGAAGACAAGGTACAGGTTCAGAAAATCTACGTTCAGGACAGCAACAACTTGATGGGTTCCGATCAGGAAGCTGCGCAAGTTCGTAAAGAAATGCGTGCTCAACTGGTCCAGAACCTGGTCATGCGTCTGCAACTGCTGACTCCGGCACAACTGGATAAACTGCAATCGACCGCAGAAGCCAAGGCCCAGGCCGAAGCAGACGCTCTGGAAGCTGCACAGCGGATCGAGAACGAGACGCCTCGTCAGTCACCGATTGAAATACCCACCAAGTAA
- the holA gene encoding DNA polymerase III subunit delta, whose product MKLIPAQLAKHLQSSLSPVYVVSGDDPLLCQEAADAIRATARQQGFDERQVFSADANFDWGTLLQAGASMSLFAEKRLLELRLPSGKPGDKGAAAFIEYCSRPPENTLLLISLPKLDGSAQKTKWGKALIEGPHTQFLQIWPVDTSQFPQWIRQRLSQAGLSASHDAVELIAARVEGNLLAAAQEIEKLKLMAEGGQITVETVQGAVADSARFDVFGLTDAVLNGEAAHTVRMLEGLRGEGIEPPVILWALARELRVLANLALQFSQGIPLDKAFSQARPPIWDKRKPLMSKALQRHSAQRWSQLLMDAQRIDAQIKGQAAGSPWSSLTRLALLMAGQRLSLPAE is encoded by the coding sequence ATGAAACTGATCCCCGCCCAACTCGCTAAACACCTTCAGAGCAGCTTGTCGCCCGTGTACGTTGTCAGCGGCGACGATCCGCTGCTGTGCCAGGAAGCAGCGGACGCTATCCGTGCAACCGCGCGCCAGCAAGGTTTCGACGAACGCCAAGTCTTCAGCGCGGACGCCAATTTCGATTGGGGCACGCTGTTACAGGCCGGTGCCAGCATGTCGCTGTTTGCGGAAAAACGTCTGCTGGAGCTGCGATTGCCGTCGGGAAAACCCGGCGACAAGGGCGCTGCGGCGTTCATCGAATACTGCTCTCGCCCTCCCGAAAACACGTTGCTGCTTATCAGCTTGCCGAAACTCGACGGCAGCGCGCAGAAAACCAAATGGGGTAAGGCGCTGATTGAAGGACCACACACTCAGTTTCTGCAAATATGGCCCGTGGACACGAGCCAATTTCCACAATGGATTCGGCAGCGCTTGTCACAAGCCGGGCTGTCTGCCAGCCACGACGCCGTTGAACTTATAGCCGCCAGGGTCGAAGGCAATCTCCTCGCCGCAGCCCAGGAGATAGAAAAACTCAAGCTGATGGCCGAGGGTGGCCAGATCACCGTCGAAACCGTGCAGGGCGCCGTCGCCGACAGCGCACGGTTCGATGTTTTCGGTTTGACCGACGCGGTGCTCAATGGCGAGGCGGCCCACACAGTGCGCATGCTCGAAGGCCTGCGTGGCGAAGGGATTGAGCCGCCTGTGATTCTGTGGGCGCTGGCTCGTGAGCTTCGGGTATTGGCTAATCTGGCCTTACAGTTCAGCCAGGGCATCCCACTGGACAAAGCGTTCAGCCAAGCGCGACCGCCCATCTGGGACAAACGCAAACCGCTGATGAGCAAAGCATTGCAACGGCACTCCGCACAACGCTGGAGCCAACTGCTGATGGATGCGCAGCGCATCGACGCGCAGATCAAAGGCCAGGCAGCAGGTTCGCCCTGGAGCAGCTTGACTCGGCTGGCACTGTTGATGGCCGGACAACGGTTGAGCTTGCCGGCAGAATAG
- the lipB gene encoding lipoyl(octanoyl) transferase LipB, whose translation MPGSLGFRELGEVAYEPTWHAMQRFTEGRERDVADEVWLVQHPPIFTQGLAGKAEHLLLPGNIPVVQVDRGGQVTYHGPGQLVVYLMLDVRRLGFGVRELVSRIERSLIALLSSYDVTAVAKNDAPGVYVDGAKIASLGLRIRNGFSFHGLALNVDMDLEPFRRINPCGYAGLAMTQLRDHAGPIEFAEVSARLRAQLVKHLDYAEQTTLAGGID comes from the coding sequence ATGCCTGGCAGCCTTGGCTTTCGTGAACTAGGGGAGGTTGCTTACGAACCTACCTGGCACGCCATGCAACGGTTTACCGAAGGCCGTGAGCGCGATGTAGCCGATGAAGTCTGGCTGGTGCAACATCCCCCCATCTTCACTCAAGGTCTGGCGGGCAAAGCCGAGCACCTATTGCTGCCGGGTAATATTCCGGTGGTTCAGGTCGATCGGGGTGGCCAAGTGACCTATCATGGCCCCGGTCAATTAGTGGTTTACCTGATGCTGGACGTGCGGCGCCTAGGTTTCGGCGTGCGCGAACTGGTTTCCCGGATTGAACGCAGTCTGATCGCCCTGCTGTCGAGTTACGACGTCACGGCAGTCGCGAAGAATGACGCGCCAGGGGTCTATGTCGATGGAGCGAAAATAGCCTCCTTGGGTTTACGTATTCGAAACGGTTTCTCATTCCACGGCCTGGCGCTAAATGTGGACATGGACCTTGAGCCGTTTCGACGCATTAATCCCTGTGGTTACGCGGGGCTGGCAATGACCCAGCTGCGCGATCATGCAGGCCCGATTGAATTTGCCGAGGTAAGTGCCCGGCTGCGCGCGCAGCTCGTCAAACACCTCGACTATGCTGAGCAGACGACCCTAGCGGGCGGAATCGATTGA
- a CDS encoding lytic murein transglycosylase has protein sequence MPFSFSRRLHFRQLMTVSSFILLVACAEKPTAADARPLQIASAPTAALPTTPPGIVTDATDFDFQPTISFSAWEAGFRVDAIKAGIKPDLFDQAFAGVLPDMSVVKADRSQPEFTRPVWEYLDGAVSAARARKGQALLAQYADVLQAIEQRYGVDRQSLVAIWGMESNFGQFQGSQYVIRSLATLAYEGRRRAFAQDQLLAALQILQHGDIQPTQMLGSWGGAMGQTQFIPTTYNAYAVDFDGDGRRDIWNTPADALASTARYLQSSGWQFGQPWGFEVQLVQGFDYALADASTRKTVAEWQHMGLKLPNGGALPANLAQQQAALLLPAGYKGPAFLVLDNFRATLKYNNSSSYALAIGLLSQRFSGGGYVLGSWPRGDQPLSRSERIELQTLLSSRQYDAGAPDGIIGANTRKAIRSAQQSYGWPADGYPTHQLLDSLRKP, from the coding sequence ATGCCCTTTAGCTTTTCCCGTCGGTTGCATTTTCGCCAACTGATGACCGTATCCAGCTTCATCCTGTTAGTTGCCTGCGCAGAAAAACCTACTGCTGCCGATGCCAGGCCTCTTCAAATTGCCAGCGCACCTACGGCTGCGTTGCCCACGACCCCGCCGGGTATCGTGACCGACGCAACAGACTTCGATTTTCAGCCAACTATCAGCTTCAGCGCCTGGGAAGCCGGGTTTCGCGTCGATGCAATAAAAGCCGGCATCAAGCCTGACCTCTTCGATCAAGCCTTCGCGGGTGTGCTGCCGGACATGAGCGTGGTCAAGGCCGATCGAAGCCAGCCCGAGTTCACCCGCCCGGTGTGGGAATACCTCGATGGCGCGGTCTCCGCAGCCCGCGCCCGTAAAGGCCAGGCCTTGCTTGCGCAATACGCCGACGTGCTGCAAGCCATTGAGCAACGCTACGGTGTCGACCGCCAGTCGCTGGTAGCTATTTGGGGCATGGAAAGCAACTTCGGCCAGTTTCAAGGCTCGCAGTACGTGATTCGCTCCTTGGCGACGCTGGCCTACGAAGGTCGCCGCCGTGCATTCGCGCAGGATCAATTGCTGGCGGCCCTGCAAATTCTTCAGCATGGCGACATCCAACCGACCCAGATGCTGGGTTCCTGGGGTGGCGCAATGGGTCAGACGCAGTTTATTCCCACCACCTATAACGCCTATGCCGTGGATTTCGATGGCGATGGCCGCCGTGACATTTGGAATACCCCTGCCGATGCATTAGCGTCGACGGCGCGCTACCTGCAAAGCTCAGGCTGGCAATTTGGTCAGCCGTGGGGTTTCGAAGTGCAGTTGGTTCAAGGCTTCGATTACGCGCTGGCCGATGCTTCGACCCGTAAAACCGTTGCCGAGTGGCAGCACATGGGATTAAAACTGCCAAACGGCGGCGCACTTCCGGCCAATTTGGCGCAGCAACAGGCGGCGCTGTTGTTACCTGCGGGTTATAAAGGTCCGGCGTTTTTGGTACTGGATAACTTCCGTGCGACGCTCAAGTACAACAATTCGTCGTCCTATGCCCTGGCGATTGGCTTGTTGTCTCAACGTTTCAGCGGCGGGGGCTACGTCCTCGGCAGCTGGCCGCGTGGAGATCAGCCTCTAAGCCGCTCTGAGCGCATTGAACTGCAAACCCTGCTCTCGTCTCGTCAGTACGACGCTGGCGCTCCAGACGGCATCATCGGGGCCAATACACGCAAAGCCATTCGCAGCGCGCAGCAGTCGTACGGCTGGCCGGCCGACGGCTACCCGACGCATCAGTTGTTAGACAGTTTGCGCAAGCCGTAA
- the arfA gene encoding alternative ribosome rescue factor ArfA, with the protein MSKPKRPNKAKSIVAQPLFRSRQEPAGKGKGSYRREAFQSKSWEASYFLAA; encoded by the coding sequence ATGAGCAAGCCAAAACGGCCGAACAAGGCCAAATCCATTGTGGCCCAGCCATTATTCCGCAGTCGCCAGGAACCCGCTGGCAAGGGCAAAGGCAGCTACCGCCGCGAAGCCTTCCAGTCTAAAAGCTGGGAGGCTTCTTACTTTCTGGCGGCTTAA
- a CDS encoding DUF493 domain-containing protein translates to MADTEIDVKSHLIVFPCVDYPIKVIGDTGVGFTALVIEILAKHATLDMDTLAERQSSNGKYTTVQLHIVATGEDQLRDINSALRATGLVHMVL, encoded by the coding sequence ATGGCTGATACTGAAATTGACGTTAAGTCGCACCTGATTGTATTTCCCTGCGTTGACTACCCGATCAAGGTGATCGGTGACACCGGCGTGGGTTTCACGGCGTTGGTGATCGAGATTCTGGCGAAACACGCCACGCTCGACATGGATACGCTGGCCGAACGTCAAAGCAGCAACGGTAAATACACAACCGTTCAACTGCACATCGTCGCCACTGGCGAAGACCAACTGCGCGATATCAATAGTGCCTTGCGCGCGACCGGTCTCGTGCACATGGTGCTCTGA